A region of uncultured Carboxylicivirga sp. DNA encodes the following proteins:
- a CDS encoding family 43 glycosylhydrolase, whose translation MNRRGAIKNNSIILTILLWSVGASMLFNLHGQNLKVHYGLSGDSQGSTSVIDESGNGYAASLTNGATISTYDGQTVIDLGTSNGYVDLGSSFGTAVASLADFSVMAKVFIPTTSSITGNGNFVWTFANSNDIANDAKGCLFYSAKNTRYAISPTNWSSESGISNSSAMTKGSWQTIIYVQRNAVGKIYINGQMIVSGDITMTPSELGATPYNYLGRSCYSGDAYLSNAKIADFRVYDGPLSTDQVEELSGISSEYYPTTVLAKFDFATAQDVDGNYTGTLNNGAEIISYGDGSVLRLGENNGYFNLSSGFGAQVATLDSFSISTNLLIPSTTDVSGNGNFVWCFANSDNMASAANGNLFFRAAQTRYAITETYWTSESTVSAGEQLPKGEWINLTYTQRNGNGRIYVNGDLIAEGTITVDPKDLGATAYNFLGRSCYSGDAYLKAACYDDFTLYQGVLKESDIWTICESLTPLNDVNDLITLNAAIESLTIADADQVRSSLLLPTTAGNGVTVSWVSGNTNVISNTGVVSRPAVGSDPVVVVMTATLTYNNVSGTKEIEVTVLPQYSDETSVNIDLENLSITGNINNIKSSIGLPIKTDEGSMVVWSSDSPEYLDNVGKVVQLSPTGNGKKKVILTATVIKGEESATKTFEVWVAEKEDRAAYLFSYFTGNDTDGEQIRFAVSNNGFDYTPLNNGQRIISSDTISLKGGVRDPHILRGEDGYFYMVVTDMKSAEGWSSNRGMVLLRSNDLVNWTHSTVHFPERWPDIWANVLRVWAPQTIYDPAVGKYMVYFSLYTGDATAPYDRVYYCYANEDFTDLEGEPQILFDRGTATIDGDIVFNDADNLYYMFFKNESLGGISQVTSSTLTQAEGEAPSSQWSDPTPPKQQTTLAVEGSGVFQLINSDDWVLMYDCYTSGHYQYCVSPDLQNFTYVQDNYSINARHGTTISLSQEELERIIAKWPSAALTNEPEGARNINIRNNGCEINTTDKVIKIAVNYGTDISSFDPELYASPGSVISPTGAQNFTNGAITYSFTQSGSTVTYQVNVAVEGNPVLPEFHADPDVLYSEKTGRFYIYPTTDGYAGWGGFSFDVFSSPDLVHWTNEGTILDLSTDQVSWATGNAWAPCIDEKKMADGSYKYYFYFSGNAGDKKEIGVAVANDPTGPFIDSGEPMISQLPDGIGGQLIDGDVFTDPVSGKSYFYYGNGFMAVAELNEDMISINESTVTVITPQGGSLSDYAFREAGYVFYRNGLYYFLWSVDDTGSPNYHVAYGTSTSPMGPINVAEEPIVIIQDADNELYGTAHNSILQIPGTDEWYIVYHRINANYLNNDPGVHREVCIDKLEFNEDGTIKQVVPTRAGIEPVILDHTISTGITDELKADGRKANGKVVSEEMYDLTGKKVSKKKNQKKGIYIVKETYENGVVITHKNFIVE comes from the coding sequence ATGAACCGTAGAGGGGCAATAAAAAACAACTCAATTATTCTCACAATTCTTTTGTGGAGTGTGGGAGCGTCCATGTTATTTAACTTGCATGGGCAAAACCTGAAAGTACATTATGGCTTATCAGGCGATTCGCAGGGTAGCACAAGTGTTATTGACGAATCAGGAAATGGTTATGCAGCGAGTTTAACAAATGGAGCAACTATTTCAACATACGATGGCCAGACTGTAATTGATCTTGGAACATCAAATGGATATGTGGATCTGGGCTCATCTTTTGGCACGGCAGTGGCTTCATTAGCTGATTTCAGTGTGATGGCCAAGGTGTTTATTCCAACTACATCAAGTATTACCGGTAATGGTAATTTCGTATGGACGTTTGCCAATTCTAATGATATTGCCAATGATGCAAAAGGATGTCTTTTCTATAGTGCAAAAAATACCCGTTATGCCATTTCTCCAACAAACTGGAGTAGTGAATCGGGCATAAGTAATTCATCAGCTATGACTAAAGGTAGCTGGCAAACAATTATTTATGTTCAACGTAATGCAGTTGGGAAAATTTATATCAACGGTCAGATGATCGTTAGTGGCGATATTACCATGACGCCATCAGAATTGGGGGCAACACCATATAATTACCTTGGTCGTTCGTGCTACAGTGGTGATGCGTATCTAAGTAATGCTAAAATTGCTGACTTCAGGGTTTATGATGGTCCGTTAAGTACCGATCAGGTTGAGGAATTATCAGGAATTTCTAGTGAATATTACCCTACAACCGTGCTTGCTAAATTTGATTTTGCAACAGCTCAGGATGTTGATGGTAATTATACAGGTACCTTAAATAATGGAGCAGAAATTATCAGTTATGGTGATGGTTCTGTATTAAGATTGGGTGAAAACAATGGTTATTTTAATCTGAGTTCAGGATTTGGTGCACAGGTTGCAACATTAGATAGCTTTAGTATATCAACTAATTTATTAATTCCATCAACCACTGATGTATCTGGAAATGGAAACTTTGTTTGGTGTTTTGCCAACTCTGATAATATGGCTTCTGCAGCTAACGGTAACCTGTTCTTCAGAGCAGCTCAAACGCGTTACGCCATTACAGAAACCTATTGGACTTCGGAGTCAACAGTTTCTGCTGGTGAGCAATTACCAAAAGGAGAATGGATTAATCTTACCTATACTCAACGAAACGGTAACGGAAGAATCTATGTTAACGGAGATTTGATTGCTGAGGGAACCATTACTGTCGATCCAAAAGATTTGGGAGCAACAGCATATAATTTCCTTGGACGTTCTTGTTATTCTGGTGATGCATACCTGAAAGCTGCTTGTTATGATGACTTTACATTATATCAGGGTGTGTTGAAAGAATCTGACATCTGGACAATATGTGAAAGTTTGACTCCTTTGAATGATGTAAATGACTTAATAACCTTAAATGCAGCTATCGAAAGTTTAACAATTGCTGATGCTGATCAGGTGAGATCAAGCCTTCTTTTGCCAACAACTGCAGGTAATGGTGTAACTGTTAGCTGGGTATCGGGCAATACAAATGTGATTAGTAACACAGGAGTTGTAAGTCGTCCTGCAGTTGGATCTGATCCTGTTGTAGTGGTTATGACCGCTACTCTTACTTACAATAATGTATCCGGAACAAAAGAAATTGAGGTTACTGTATTGCCGCAATATAGCGATGAAACTAGTGTAAACATAGATCTTGAAAATCTAAGCATTACAGGAAATATCAACAATATTAAGTCTTCTATTGGTTTACCAATCAAGACTGATGAAGGATCGATGGTTGTATGGTCATCAGATTCTCCGGAATATCTTGATAATGTTGGAAAAGTCGTACAGCTTTCACCAACAGGTAATGGAAAGAAGAAAGTGATTCTTACTGCGACTGTTATCAAAGGTGAAGAATCAGCAACTAAAACATTTGAGGTATGGGTAGCCGAAAAAGAAGATCGTGCTGCTTATCTGTTCTCTTATTTTACAGGAAATGATACTGATGGAGAACAAATCCGGTTTGCCGTAAGTAATAATGGATTTGATTATACTCCTCTGAATAACGGGCAACGTATAATCAGTTCTGATACAATCTCTTTGAAAGGCGGTGTGAGGGATCCACATATTTTAAGAGGTGAAGATGGATATTTTTATATGGTTGTAACCGACATGAAGTCCGCTGAAGGATGGAGCAGTAACAGAGGAATGGTTCTTTTAAGATCAAATGACCTGGTTAACTGGACACATTCAACGGTTCACTTCCCAGAAAGATGGCCTGATATCTGGGCTAATGTTTTGCGTGTTTGGGCACCGCAAACCATTTACGATCCTGCAGTTGGTAAATATATGGTTTACTTCTCTCTTTATACAGGAGATGCAACAGCTCCTTATGACCGTGTTTACTATTGCTATGCTAACGAAGATTTTACTGATCTGGAAGGTGAACCACAAATATTGTTCGACCGTGGAACTGCAACTATAGATGGCGACATCGTATTTAACGATGCTGACAATCTGTATTATATGTTCTTTAAGAATGAATCATTGGGTGGAATCAGTCAGGTTACATCATCAACATTAACGCAGGCAGAAGGCGAAGCACCAAGTTCGCAGTGGAGCGATCCAACACCTCCTAAGCAGCAAACTACACTGGCAGTTGAAGGTTCAGGAGTATTTCAGCTGATTAATTCTGATGACTGGGTTTTGATGTACGATTGTTATACCAGTGGACATTATCAGTATTGTGTTTCTCCTGATCTGCAAAATTTCACCTATGTGCAGGATAACTACAGCATCAATGCGCGTCATGGAACAACCATCTCTCTTTCGCAGGAAGAACTCGAACGGATTATTGCAAAATGGCCAAGTGCTGCCCTGACAAATGAACCTGAAGGTGCCCGAAATATCAACATCAGAAACAATGGATGTGAAATTAATACCACCGATAAAGTAATTAAGATTGCTGTAAATTATGGTACAGATATCAGTAGTTTCGATCCGGAATTATACGCTTCGCCAGGTTCGGTAATTAGTCCAACCGGAGCACAGAATTTTACCAATGGAGCCATAACATATTCTTTCACTCAAAGTGGAAGTACAGTGACTTACCAGGTGAATGTGGCAGTTGAAGGTAATCCTGTATTGCCTGAATTTCATGCTGATCCGGATGTGTTGTATTCTGAAAAAACTGGCCGTTTTTATATTTATCCAACTACTGATGGCTATGCCGGTTGGGGTGGTTTTAGTTTTGATGTATTCTCTTCGCCTGATTTGGTTCACTGGACCAATGAAGGTACCATACTAGATTTAAGTACAGATCAGGTATCCTGGGCTACAGGTAATGCGTGGGCTCCTTGTATTGATGAGAAGAAGATGGCCGATGGCTCTTATAAATATTACTTCTATTTCAGTGGTAATGCAGGAGATAAGAAAGAAATTGGAGTGGCTGTAGCCAACGATCCTACTGGTCCGTTTATCGATTCGGGTGAGCCAATGATTTCGCAACTACCTGATGGTATTGGAGGTCAGTTAATCGATGGTGATGTTTTCACCGATCCTGTATCAGGCAAAAGCTATTTTTACTATGGTAATGGATTTATGGCAGTTGCTGAATTAAACGAAGATATGATCTCGATTAATGAGAGTACTGTTACAGTTATTACTCCGCAAGGTGGTTCATTAAGCGATTATGCCTTCCGCGAGGCAGGTTATGTCTTCTATCGCAATGGCCTTTACTATTTCCTTTGGTCGGTTGATGATACAGGTTCGCCAAACTATCACGTGGCTTATGGTACTTCTACCTCTCCTATGGGACCGATTAACGTAGCAGAAGAGCCAATTGTAATTATTCAGGATGCTGATAATGAATTG
- a CDS encoding NPCBM/NEW2 domain-containing protein: MKLRLLSLFSIMLFLQGIMAQTGNELNFHKWAITPPMGWNSWDCFGPSVVESEVKANADYMSANLKATGWEYIIVDIRWYVDNQTTGHYNAYGDSDFVLDEFGRYMPSPTRFPSAANGAGFKPLADYVHSLGLKFGIHIMRGVPKEAVFNSMPIKGSTYKASDIYSTAYECTWLQDNYTIESTRAGAQDYYNSIFDLYAEWGVDYVKVDDLSRPYHTNEIQMIRNAIDQSGRPMVLSMSPGATPLTEHDHARTHANLWRTIDDFWDSWAQLNYSFGVCADWAPYITPGAYPDADMLPLGKFIRGERATNRYTYFTEDEQYTLMSLWAMFKSPLMFGGNLPDNDAFTLDLITNEEVLYINQHSVANKELSNEGDMITWTAEDPANGDKFVGLFNNGGDGFVKTQNLLYRSGTVSRLTDGYGVNIDIEIPEGSDQLFLIVNDGGDGYSCDHADWIDPIVELADGSIVQLTNLDWEYATSGWASVLKNKSVSGGTLNIKGTTYETGLGTHAQSIILFEIPENTVRFQAFAGLDIGGTSQTGGATVEFMIANQDPTPRNVEVNNAIANTGRISRTLFPEGKNIEGDITDATKLYLVVTDAGDNFNYDHADWINPAIYKDNGDSTLLTNMSWVSATSGWASVVKNKSLDGNPLKVNGVTYANGFGVNAYSIIEFDLPDGYTTFKAFCGIDDEVLTAPNGVTVEFMVFTQDPSVLASLSIPLNLTELGYSGACTIRDVWSKSDLGTFSGSEFVPEINTHGVGLYRVSALNRSADASVGLMASQSEIQKGSSVTFTVSVSNTGETSDVPTGWVQIYQGDSIAACIELTENGTIQFSTSNLEPGVYSFQANYSGDTVYETATSNQITVTVIDSSTAINENEGSEQKLWVSKQNGDSFLYGVSVGDTVSVFNINGEKVWEFVAETTSQLLNLKSGYYIIKVISDLGIYVIKAVI, encoded by the coding sequence ATGAAATTAAGATTGTTATCATTATTCTCAATAATGTTGTTTTTGCAAGGGATAATGGCTCAAACCGGAAATGAACTGAATTTTCATAAATGGGCGATTACACCTCCGATGGGATGGAATAGCTGGGATTGTTTTGGACCTTCGGTAGTTGAAAGTGAAGTGAAGGCTAATGCCGACTATATGTCAGCAAACTTGAAAGCGACTGGTTGGGAATATATTATTGTTGATATTCGTTGGTATGTTGATAATCAAACCACCGGGCACTATAATGCTTATGGAGACTCTGATTTTGTGCTGGATGAATTTGGTCGTTATATGCCATCGCCAACCCGATTTCCATCAGCAGCGAATGGGGCAGGATTTAAACCTTTGGCGGATTATGTGCACAGCCTGGGCCTTAAATTCGGAATTCATATAATGCGCGGTGTTCCAAAAGAGGCTGTATTTAATAGTATGCCAATTAAAGGGAGTACTTATAAAGCTTCTGATATTTATTCAACTGCTTATGAGTGTACCTGGTTGCAGGATAATTATACGATTGAGTCAACAAGAGCCGGAGCTCAGGATTATTACAACTCTATCTTTGATTTATATGCTGAATGGGGTGTTGACTATGTAAAAGTAGATGACCTTTCCCGACCCTATCATACAAACGAGATTCAAATGATCAGAAATGCGATAGATCAGTCTGGTCGCCCAATGGTATTAAGTATGTCGCCAGGAGCAACACCACTTACCGAGCACGATCATGCCAGAACACATGCTAATCTGTGGCGTACCATTGACGATTTCTGGGATAGTTGGGCTCAATTGAATTATTCATTTGGGGTATGTGCTGACTGGGCACCTTATATAACTCCGGGGGCATATCCAGATGCAGACATGCTTCCATTAGGTAAGTTTATTCGTGGCGAAAGAGCAACAAATCGCTATACCTACTTCACCGAAGACGAACAATATACCCTGATGAGTTTGTGGGCTATGTTTAAATCGCCTTTAATGTTTGGAGGTAATTTGCCAGATAACGATGCTTTCACTCTTGACCTGATTACCAATGAAGAGGTGCTTTATATCAACCAGCATTCAGTTGCCAACAAGGAATTATCGAATGAAGGAGATATGATTACCTGGACAGCGGAAGATCCTGCAAATGGAGATAAGTTTGTTGGATTATTCAATAACGGTGGAGATGGCTTTGTAAAAACTCAAAACCTGTTATACCGAAGTGGAACAGTATCGCGATTGACAGATGGGTACGGAGTAAATATAGATATTGAAATTCCAGAAGGATCTGATCAGTTATTCCTGATCGTTAATGATGGAGGTGATGGTTACAGTTGTGATCATGCAGACTGGATTGATCCGATTGTTGAATTAGCGGATGGCAGCATTGTTCAGTTAACCAATCTGGACTGGGAATATGCCACATCAGGATGGGCTTCTGTACTTAAAAACAAGAGTGTTTCAGGTGGAACTTTAAATATTAAAGGAACAACATATGAAACTGGACTTGGGACACATGCTCAGTCAATTATATTGTTTGAAATACCTGAAAACACAGTGCGTTTTCAAGCGTTTGCCGGATTGGATATTGGAGGAACCAGTCAAACTGGTGGAGCAACTGTTGAATTTATGATTGCCAATCAAGATCCAACTCCCCGCAATGTAGAAGTAAATAATGCGATTGCCAATACCGGACGTATCAGTCGAACTCTTTTCCCTGAGGGAAAAAATATAGAAGGTGATATTACCGATGCTACCAAATTATATTTAGTAGTTACCGATGCCGGTGATAATTTTAATTACGACCATGCCGACTGGATTAATCCGGCTATTTATAAAGATAATGGTGATTCAACCTTACTTACCAATATGAGTTGGGTGAGTGCAACAAGTGGATGGGCTTCTGTTGTGAAAAATAAAAGTCTGGATGGAAATCCGCTAAAAGTAAATGGGGTTACCTATGCAAATGGCTTTGGTGTTAATGCTTATTCAATTATCGAATTTGACCTGCCCGATGGTTATACAACCTTTAAAGCTTTTTGTGGAATAGACGATGAAGTTCTAACTGCACCTAATGGTGTAACTGTTGAGTTTATGGTCTTTACCCAGGATCCATCAGTATTGGCTTCTTTATCAATTCCACTTAATCTGACAGAATTGGGCTATTCTGGTGCTTGTACAATCAGAGATGTGTGGAGTAAATCTGACCTGGGTACTTTTTCAGGATCTGAATTTGTGCCAGAAATAAATACACATGGAGTAGGATTGTATCGTGTATCAGCCTTGAATCGTTCAGCTGATGCCAGTGTTGGATTAATGGCATCGCAGAGTGAGATACAAAAAGGAAGCTCTGTAACATTTACGGTTTCGGTATCAAATACAGGCGAAACAAGTGATGTGCCAACGGGTTGGGTTCAGATATATCAGGGAGATTCGATTGCTGCCTGCATTGAATTGACAGAGAATGGAACTATCCAATTCTCAACTTCTAATCTTGAGCCTGGTGTCTATTCTTTTCAAGCCAATTACAGTGGAGATACTGTTTACGAAACAGCAACTTCCAACCAGATAACGGTAACAGTTATTGATAGCTCAACAGCCATTAATGAAAATGAAGGTAGTGAGCAGAAATTATGGGTTAGTAAACAAAACGGAGACAGTTTTCTATATGGTGTTTCTGTTGGTGATACTGTTTCTGTTTTTAATATAAATGGCGAAAAAGTTTGGGAATTTGTTGCCGAAACTACCAGTCAGTTATTAAATCTAAAATCTGGATATTATATTATTAAAGTAATATCGGATTTGGGGATTTATGTGATTAAAGCCGTTATATAA
- a CDS encoding glycoside hydrolase family 2 TIM barrel-domain containing protein translates to MKKNIILFTVFSLFLASCYQSAEIQRKQNFDENWSFKLTNDNNASSIDYNDADWRMLNLPHDWSIEGKPEQKNLMSGPGGYFPDGTGWYRKTFDVPVQWKNKKLSIYFEGVYMNAEVFINGHSLGIHPYGYTSFYHDLTPYILYGSSNLIAVRVDNSQQINCRWYSGSGIYRHVWLKVTEPLHIAHWGTTITTPEVNDSKAIVEIKTLVKNETDQAQKIKLVTEIKDRRLIGVNGGSEYVEVPANDEKEVIQQLTVNNPSLWSPKSPTLYTSSTQIKINGESIDEVETQIGIRTIEFSADKGFLLNGESLVLNGGCVHHDNGSLGAAAYDRAEERKVELLKKAGFNAVRTSHNPPSEAFLETCDRLGLLVIDESFDGWRTQKTPHDYASIFDEWWQRDIESMVKRDRNHPSIIMWSVGNEIIERTSPEAVQTAKMLAEEIHKLDPTRPMTSAMTSWGEGWAIFDPLMAEHDVCGYNYMLHEAEKDHERDPERIIFQSESYPKDAFWVWDMSQKHTYIIGDFVWTAMDYLGESGIGRYYYPGEPKGEHWESDLYPWHGAYCGDIDLTGWRKPISHYRNILWNETEKLYLAVKEPHPAEGEIKTTMWAVHPTWESWNWPGFEGKSIDVEVYSKYASVRLYLNDELIGEKTTGIEQQFKATFSVPFSEGNLKAVGIENGMEVESKVIKTAGEVTSIKLIADRSSLKADGQDLSYINVEMVDNDGVLNPTATNHLDFSVTGPGEIIAVDNGDLRDTNSYITPSRKAWNGRAMVVVKSSKKAGKIKLTVSSEGLADSKIEIESK, encoded by the coding sequence ATGAAAAAAAATATAATCCTGTTCACTGTATTTAGCTTGTTCTTAGCTTCATGTTATCAATCTGCTGAAATACAACGAAAGCAGAATTTTGATGAGAACTGGTCATTTAAATTAACAAATGATAATAATGCATCATCAATAGATTATAATGATGCAGATTGGCGAATGCTGAATCTTCCTCATGACTGGAGTATTGAAGGTAAACCAGAACAAAAAAATCTAATGAGTGGTCCGGGTGGTTATTTTCCGGATGGAACAGGCTGGTACCGCAAAACTTTTGATGTTCCTGTTCAATGGAAGAATAAGAAATTATCGATTTATTTCGAAGGAGTTTATATGAATGCAGAGGTGTTTATTAACGGACATTCACTGGGAATCCACCCATACGGATACACTTCTTTTTATCATGATCTTACACCTTACATTTTATATGGTTCCTCAAATCTTATTGCGGTAAGAGTTGATAATTCGCAACAAATTAATTGCCGGTGGTACAGTGGTTCAGGTATCTATCGGCATGTTTGGCTAAAAGTAACTGAACCTTTACATATTGCACATTGGGGAACAACCATTACTACACCAGAAGTAAATGATTCGAAAGCCATAGTTGAAATTAAAACATTGGTTAAAAATGAGACCGATCAAGCTCAAAAAATTAAACTGGTTACAGAAATAAAAGACAGGCGATTAATAGGAGTTAATGGAGGATCTGAATATGTTGAGGTACCAGCAAATGATGAGAAAGAGGTAATTCAACAATTAACGGTAAATAATCCATCATTGTGGTCACCCAAAAGTCCAACTTTATATACATCATCAACCCAAATAAAAATTAATGGAGAAAGTATTGATGAGGTAGAAACGCAAATTGGAATTCGAACAATAGAATTTAGTGCTGATAAAGGATTCCTTCTGAATGGAGAATCGCTGGTTTTAAATGGTGGTTGTGTTCATCATGATAATGGCTCGCTGGGGGCAGCAGCCTACGATAGAGCAGAAGAACGAAAGGTGGAATTGTTAAAAAAGGCTGGCTTTAACGCTGTTCGAACATCGCATAATCCACCTTCGGAGGCATTTCTGGAGACTTGTGATCGTTTGGGATTATTGGTTATTGATGAATCGTTTGACGGATGGAGAACCCAAAAAACACCTCATGATTATGCCAGTATATTCGATGAGTGGTGGCAACGTGATATTGAATCAATGGTAAAACGCGATCGTAATCATCCATCAATTATAATGTGGAGTGTAGGTAATGAAATCATTGAAAGAACCAGCCCGGAAGCAGTTCAAACGGCAAAAATGTTGGCTGAAGAAATACATAAACTTGACCCAACCCGTCCGATGACTTCGGCAATGACATCATGGGGTGAAGGATGGGCGATTTTTGATCCATTAATGGCTGAACATGATGTTTGTGGATATAACTATATGTTGCACGAAGCCGAGAAGGATCATGAACGAGATCCGGAGCGAATCATATTTCAATCCGAATCATATCCGAAAGATGCTTTCTGGGTTTGGGACATGTCGCAAAAACATACATATATAATTGGCGATTTTGTTTGGACAGCCATGGATTACCTTGGTGAATCTGGCATTGGTCGTTATTATTATCCAGGAGAACCAAAAGGGGAACACTGGGAGTCTGATTTATACCCATGGCATGGAGCCTATTGTGGAGATATCGATTTAACAGGTTGGAGAAAACCAATTTCTCATTACCGCAATATTCTTTGGAACGAAACAGAAAAGCTTTATCTGGCTGTAAAAGAACCGCATCCTGCTGAAGGAGAAATTAAAACCACTATGTGGGCAGTTCATCCAACCTGGGAAAGTTGGAATTGGCCAGGTTTTGAAGGAAAAAGTATTGATGTTGAGGTATACTCGAAGTACGCAAGTGTAAGACTTTATCTAAACGATGAGTTAATCGGAGAGAAGACGACCGGGATAGAACAGCAGTTTAAAGCAACTTTTTCAGTGCCTTTTTCAGAAGGAAACCTAAAGGCTGTAGGAATCGAAAATGGGATGGAGGTTGAGTCAAAAGTAATAAAGACTGCCGGTGAAGTTACATCTATAAAACTAATTGCAGACAGAAGTTCTTTAAAGGCTGATGGACAGGATTTGTCCTACATAAATGTTGAGATGGTGGATAATGATGGAGTTTTGAATCCAACTGCTACAAATCATTTAGATTTTTCTGTAACCGGACCAGGTGAAATTATTGCTGTTGATAATGGTGATTTAAGAGATACCAATTCATATATCACACCATCCCGCAAAGCATGGAATGGCCGTGCTATGGTAGTCGTAAAAAGCAGCAAAAAAGCTGGTAAAATAAAACTTACTGTTAGTTCTGAAGGATTAGCTGATAGTAAAATAGAAATTGAATCGAAATAA